In Amycolatopsis jiangsuensis, the following proteins share a genomic window:
- the nadA gene encoding quinolinate synthase NadA, which produces MTTTVEKDLIPYGGVEADADWAARVRELARARNAVLLAHNYQVPEIQDIADHTGDSLALSRIAASSEADTIVFCGVHFMAETAKILAPGKTVLIPDARAGCSLADSITGEQLRAWKAEHPGAVVVSYVNTTAEVKAETDICCTSSNAVDVVASIPAEKEVLFLPDQFLGAHVKRVTGRENLHVWAGECHVHAGINGAELAARAEQDPDADLFIHPECGCATSALYLAGEGAVAPERVKILSTGDMLHAARDTRARSVLVATEIGMIHQLRKAAPEIDFRAVNDRASCRYMKMITPAALLRCLEQGADEVHVDAAVAARARASVRRMIEIGQPGGGE; this is translated from the coding sequence CGGGAGCTCGCCCGGGCGCGCAACGCGGTGCTGCTCGCGCACAACTACCAGGTGCCCGAGATCCAGGACATCGCCGACCACACCGGCGATTCGCTCGCGCTCAGCCGGATCGCGGCGAGCAGCGAGGCGGACACCATCGTCTTCTGCGGCGTGCACTTCATGGCCGAGACGGCGAAGATCCTCGCGCCGGGCAAGACCGTGCTGATCCCGGACGCGCGGGCAGGCTGCTCGCTCGCCGACTCCATCACCGGCGAGCAGCTGCGTGCCTGGAAGGCCGAGCACCCCGGCGCCGTCGTGGTCTCCTACGTGAACACCACGGCCGAGGTGAAGGCCGAGACGGACATTTGCTGCACCTCCTCCAACGCGGTCGACGTGGTCGCCTCGATCCCCGCCGAGAAGGAGGTGCTGTTCCTGCCCGACCAGTTCCTCGGGGCGCACGTCAAGCGCGTGACCGGGCGGGAGAACCTGCACGTGTGGGCCGGTGAATGCCACGTCCACGCCGGGATCAACGGCGCCGAGCTGGCCGCGCGCGCCGAGCAGGACCCGGACGCGGACCTGTTCATCCACCCGGAGTGCGGCTGCGCGACCTCGGCGCTGTACCTGGCGGGCGAGGGCGCGGTGGCCCCGGAACGGGTGAAGATCCTCTCCACCGGCGACATGCTGCACGCGGCGCGGGACACCCGGGCGCGTTCGGTGCTCGTGGCCACCGAGATCGGCATGATCCACCAGCTGCGCAAGGCCGCGCCGGAGATCGACTTCCGTGCGGTGAACGACCGGGCCTCGTGCCGGTACATGAAGATGATCACCCCGGCCGCCCTGCTGCGGTGCCTGGAGCAGGGCGCCGACGAGGTGCACGTGGACGCCGCCGTGGCCGCGCGGGCGCGTGCTTCGGTGCGGCGGATGATCGAGATCGGGCAGCCGGGCGGTGGCGAATGA